In one Bradyrhizobium sp. 4 genomic region, the following are encoded:
- a CDS encoding sulfite exporter TauE/SafE family protein, with translation MPDVTTLMLLSVAVFAGAFVSGLSGFAFSAVAGAILLRVFQPLEAVPLMMACSIGVQATNLWALRRNIRWEGSLLLIVGGLIGVPIAVSLLQSTDTHLLRRGFGIIVALYAAYMLLRPTLVTAGEAVGRHWVALIGFGGGLVGGLTAMPGAIPTIWCDMRGMPKSEQRGLVQPFIAAMQLFAIALLVGHQDLSSKVFVDLAVSLPALFAGSALGVIAFHRVNETVFRKTVLVLLLLSGISLI, from the coding sequence GTGCCTGATGTCACGACTCTGATGCTGCTCAGCGTTGCCGTGTTCGCCGGTGCCTTCGTCTCCGGGCTCTCGGGATTTGCCTTCTCGGCGGTGGCGGGCGCCATCCTGCTCCGGGTGTTTCAGCCGCTCGAAGCCGTGCCGCTGATGATGGCGTGCAGCATCGGCGTGCAGGCCACCAATCTGTGGGCGCTTCGACGCAATATCCGCTGGGAAGGCAGCCTGCTGCTGATCGTCGGTGGCTTGATCGGCGTTCCCATTGCGGTATCACTGCTCCAGAGCACCGATACGCATCTGCTCCGGCGCGGCTTCGGCATCATCGTTGCACTCTATGCGGCCTACATGTTGCTGCGGCCGACGTTGGTGACGGCCGGCGAGGCGGTCGGGCGGCATTGGGTTGCCTTGATCGGGTTCGGGGGAGGGCTGGTCGGCGGGCTGACCGCGATGCCCGGCGCGATCCCGACGATCTGGTGCGACATGCGCGGCATGCCCAAGAGCGAGCAGCGCGGCCTGGTGCAGCCGTTCATCGCCGCGATGCAGCTGTTCGCGATCGCGCTGCTGGTCGGACATCAGGATCTGTCGTCAAAAGTCTTCGTCGATCTCGCGGTCAGCCTGCCGGCGCTGTTCGCAGGCTCCGCGCTCGGCGTGATCGCCTTCCACAGGGTCAACGAGACTGTCTTTCGCAAGACCGTGCTCGTTCTGTTGTTGCTGTCGGGGATTTCCCTGATCTAG
- a CDS encoding dihydrodipicolinate synthase family protein codes for MSTSSLHPHGVFSAALTPLDAEFAPDHERFVAHCRHLLDEGCDGIALLGTTGEANSFSAAERIALLEAVVAAGITPQRLLPGTGVAALSETIALTRHALSVGVDTVVMLPPFYYKGVTDDGIFASYSEVVQRIGDARLKVVLYHIPQMSAQPISHALIKRLRAAYPSTFTGIKDSSGDFANMTAMVERFPGFSVLVGADPLLLPLLRKGGAGCITATSNLVARDLAYVYKHFRDSDDDAALKAAQARIVKARELVSRFPQMASLKALVAERTGHAGWQRLRPPLESLPPEQVKELLANATAIAA; via the coding sequence TTGTCGACATCATCGCTGCACCCTCATGGGGTGTTCTCCGCCGCGCTGACGCCGCTCGACGCCGAGTTCGCCCCTGATCATGAGCGCTTCGTCGCGCATTGCCGCCATCTTCTGGACGAAGGCTGCGACGGCATCGCGTTGCTGGGCACGACAGGCGAGGCGAACTCTTTTTCGGCCGCCGAGCGCATCGCACTGCTCGAGGCCGTTGTTGCCGCCGGTATCACACCGCAGCGGCTGCTGCCCGGCACGGGCGTTGCCGCGCTCAGTGAGACCATTGCGCTGACGCGCCATGCGCTTTCGGTCGGCGTCGATACCGTCGTGATGCTGCCGCCGTTCTACTACAAGGGCGTCACCGATGACGGCATCTTCGCCTCGTACAGCGAAGTCGTGCAGCGCATCGGCGATGCCAGGCTCAAGGTCGTGCTCTATCACATCCCGCAGATGTCGGCGCAGCCGATCTCGCATGCCCTGATCAAGCGGCTGCGCGCGGCTTATCCGTCCACCTTCACCGGCATCAAGGATTCCTCCGGCGACTTCGCCAACATGACCGCGATGGTCGAGCGCTTCCCGGGCTTTTCGGTCCTGGTCGGGGCCGATCCGCTGCTGTTGCCGCTGCTGCGCAAGGGTGGTGCCGGTTGCATCACCGCGACTTCCAATCTCGTCGCGCGCGATCTCGCCTATGTCTACAAGCATTTCCGCGACAGCGACGACGACGCGGCACTCAAGGCTGCGCAGGCGCGCATCGTGAAAGCGCGCGAATTGGTGTCGCGTTTCCCGCAGATGGCTTCCCTGAAGGCGCTGGTGGCCGAGCGCACCGGCCACGCCGGATGGCAGCGCCTGCGGCCGCCGCTGGAATCCTTGCCGCCGGAGCAGGTCAAAGAGCTGCTCGCGAACGCGACGGCAATCGCTGCCTAG
- a CDS encoding IclR family transcriptional regulator C-terminal domain-containing protein: MAKIEKKATKRAPATIPKNPKNYVASVGKAFAVLEGFTSEAFELTLSEIAARADLDRGTAFRLIQTLVELGYVQAVPQSRRFRLGVACLDLGYTVLSHGSLRPIVEPLLRDLVPDVGDAASLGILDGGDVVYLARIGAGLDRHKMDRRPGTRIPAYSAALGHAMLAHLARDEQIERLEARPRVKLSERTLTDLDALLARLDQVKKKGHAVSDGENAYGLRTLATPIFDARGLVIGGLSVTVDAMRMDMQTFRDQALPRLMQATREVQDLAIKSGLTS, from the coding sequence ATGGCCAAGATCGAAAAGAAGGCCACGAAGCGCGCACCGGCAACGATCCCGAAGAATCCCAAGAATTATGTCGCTTCCGTCGGCAAGGCCTTCGCTGTGCTCGAGGGCTTCACCAGCGAGGCCTTCGAGTTGACCCTGAGTGAGATTGCCGCACGCGCCGATCTCGATCGCGGGACGGCGTTCCGGCTGATCCAGACCCTGGTCGAGCTCGGCTATGTCCAGGCGGTTCCGCAAAGCCGCCGGTTCCGCCTCGGGGTTGCCTGTCTCGACCTTGGCTACACCGTGCTGTCGCACGGATCGTTGCGGCCGATCGTCGAACCGCTGCTGCGCGATCTCGTGCCTGATGTCGGCGATGCGGCCTCGCTCGGGATCCTCGACGGCGGCGACGTGGTTTATCTCGCGCGCATCGGCGCGGGCCTCGACCGCCACAAGATGGATCGCCGGCCGGGGACGCGCATTCCCGCCTACAGCGCCGCGCTCGGTCATGCCATGCTGGCGCATCTGGCGCGGGACGAGCAGATCGAGCGACTGGAAGCGCGCCCTCGCGTCAAATTGTCGGAGCGAACGCTGACCGATCTCGATGCCCTGCTCGCCCGGCTCGATCAGGTGAAGAAGAAGGGTCATGCCGTCTCCGACGGCGAGAACGCCTATGGCCTGCGCACGCTGGCAACGCCGATCTTCGATGCCCGGGGTCTCGTGATCGGGGGATTGAGCGTCACTGTCGATGCGATGCGCATGGACATGCAGACCTTCCGCGACCAGGCGCTGCCAAGGCTGATGCAGGCGACGCGCGAGGTGCAGGACCTCGCGATCAAGTCGGGATTGACCAGCTGA
- a CDS encoding FAD-binding oxidoreductase: MSDPFRDALTGLAAIVGDKHVIASGPDQEPYVVDWRGRYHGRAAAVVKPGSTAEVASVVEYCAARQLAIVPQGGNTGMCGAATPDDRAANVVIRLDRMRAVRDVSPLANTITVEAGCILAEVQNAARDVDRYFPLSLGAEGSCQIGGNISTNAGGTAVLRYGPTRDLVLGLEVVLPDGRIFNGLRALRKDNTGYALKQLFIGAEGTLGIVTAAVLKLFSPPRSSALALLKLQGVEQALEIMQRLRGAVGDRLGSLEIMSRSQIEAIAETVPHVTIPFELTTPWYLIVELTDTLAGVDLDEPLGTVLVDAMQTGLAEDAILASNLAQAKAIWAVRHSVSEGNKRSGYVVSHDSVVPLERQAAFVTNVEARINAAVPHARVVMHGNIGDGNIHVIALIDRAHCRDPDATAALVVQINEIVDDETAAQGGAISAEHGIGITNRSRLARVANPLDIELMRDIKQLLDPKGRMNPGKIFNVGSARG; the protein is encoded by the coding sequence ATGTCCGACCCTTTCCGTGATGCGTTGACCGGGCTTGCCGCCATCGTCGGCGACAAGCACGTCATCGCGTCCGGGCCCGACCAGGAACCCTACGTCGTGGACTGGCGCGGGCGTTATCACGGTCGCGCCGCCGCCGTGGTGAAGCCCGGCTCGACCGCTGAGGTCGCCTCCGTCGTCGAATACTGTGCGGCAAGGCAGCTCGCGATCGTACCGCAAGGTGGCAACACCGGGATGTGCGGCGCCGCGACCCCGGATGATCGTGCGGCCAATGTCGTGATCCGGCTCGACCGCATGCGGGCCGTGCGCGACGTCAGCCCGCTTGCCAACACCATCACTGTCGAGGCCGGATGCATTCTCGCCGAGGTGCAGAATGCGGCCCGGGACGTCGATCGCTATTTCCCCCTGAGCCTGGGTGCTGAGGGCTCCTGCCAGATCGGCGGCAACATCTCGACCAATGCCGGCGGCACGGCCGTGCTGCGCTACGGACCGACGCGGGATCTCGTGCTTGGGCTGGAGGTCGTGCTGCCCGACGGGAGAATTTTCAACGGTCTGCGTGCGCTTCGCAAGGACAACACAGGTTACGCGCTCAAGCAGCTCTTCATCGGCGCCGAGGGGACGCTCGGCATTGTCACCGCCGCCGTGTTGAAATTGTTCTCGCCGCCGCGCAGCTCGGCACTGGCGCTGCTCAAATTGCAGGGCGTCGAGCAGGCGCTGGAGATCATGCAACGCCTGCGCGGTGCGGTCGGCGACCGGCTCGGCAGCCTCGAGATCATGTCGCGATCACAGATCGAGGCGATCGCGGAGACCGTGCCGCATGTCACGATCCCGTTCGAGCTGACGACGCCGTGGTATCTGATCGTCGAGCTGACCGACACGCTCGCGGGCGTCGACCTCGATGAGCCGCTGGGCACGGTGCTGGTGGATGCGATGCAGACGGGGCTCGCCGAGGACGCCATCCTGGCGTCCAACCTTGCGCAGGCGAAGGCGATCTGGGCCGTCAGGCACAGCGTGTCCGAAGGCAACAAGCGCAGCGGCTATGTCGTGTCGCACGACAGCGTGGTGCCGCTGGAGCGTCAGGCCGCCTTCGTCACCAATGTCGAGGCCCGCATCAACGCCGCCGTGCCGCATGCGCGCGTCGTGATGCACGGCAATATCGGCGACGGCAACATCCATGTGATCGCCCTGATCGACCGCGCGCATTGCCGGGATCCGGACGCCACGGCCGCGCTTGTCGTGCAAATCAACGAGATCGTTGACGACGAGACCGCGGCGCAGGGCGGGGCGATCAGTGCCGAACATGGCATCGGCATCACCAATCGCAGCCGGCTCGCCCGCGTCGCCAATCCCCTCGATATCGAGCTGATGCGGGATATCAAGCAATTGCTCGATCCCAAGGGCCGGATGAACCCGGGCAAGATCTTCAATGTCGGGAGCGCGCGAGGATGA
- a CDS encoding TetR/AcrR family transcriptional regulator: MGMGRPREFDAETALDQAMEVFWRHGYEGATIAQLTEAMGINPPSLYACFGNKEGLLKAALDRYTKLRNVWMDEVVAAPTARDVAERMLMGIADKQTDPANPPGCLLVQGGIACGTGSESVPFELAARRAENEDQLRDRFIRAKTEGDLKPGSDPAALARYVSAVSVGMGVMASSGSDREALQQVASVAVQAVEAQSTERT, from the coding sequence ATGGGCATGGGACGCCCCCGCGAATTCGACGCCGAAACGGCGTTGGACCAGGCGATGGAAGTGTTTTGGCGCCATGGCTACGAGGGTGCCACGATCGCTCAGTTGACCGAGGCCATGGGGATAAATCCGCCCAGCCTCTATGCCTGTTTCGGCAACAAGGAAGGGCTGCTGAAGGCCGCACTCGACCGCTATACCAAACTGCGCAACGTCTGGATGGACGAGGTGGTGGCGGCACCTACCGCCCGCGACGTCGCCGAGCGGATGCTGATGGGCATCGCCGACAAGCAAACTGATCCGGCCAACCCGCCGGGCTGCCTGCTCGTGCAGGGCGGCATTGCGTGCGGCACCGGATCAGAGAGCGTCCCTTTTGAACTCGCCGCCCGCCGCGCCGAGAACGAGGACCAGCTTCGCGACCGTTTCATCCGCGCCAAGACCGAAGGCGATCTCAAGCCGGGCTCGGATCCCGCAGCACTTGCGCGCTATGTCTCGGCCGTCTCGGTCGGCATGGGCGTGATGGCGTCGTCAGGCTCCGATCGCGAAGCGCTGCAGCAGGTCGCGAGCGTCGCCGTGCAGGCGGTCGAGGCGCAGTCGACTGAAAGAACCTGA
- the rnz gene encoding ribonuclease Z: MFALTFLGTSASVPSTERNHPALLVEAAGKRVLIDCGEGTQRQLLRSGAGFRRLDRILLTHAHLDHVLGIPGLFSTLGLRQQSDVTTVHGGQGTLDIVIRMLAGLWGTGRAPIPVEFAPLIEGQVIDAGDFTIDCFPVRHRDTDSFGFSFRSPARRHLERDRLAGLGVPDGPMRGELAAGRPVVIAGRTIDPEDVLGPPSGGRKFVVIGDTETTDGLSKHVVDADLLVVEATFLDRDAATARDYGHLTAREAASFAAANNVGQLALNHMSGRYRDEEILAEAIGIFPNTRVAADFDHIVI; encoded by the coding sequence ATGTTCGCCCTGACATTCCTTGGGACCTCGGCAAGCGTTCCGTCGACGGAGCGCAACCATCCGGCTCTCCTCGTGGAGGCTGCGGGCAAGCGGGTCCTCATCGATTGCGGCGAGGGCACGCAGCGCCAGTTGCTGCGCAGCGGTGCGGGGTTTCGGCGGCTTGACCGCATTCTGCTGACGCATGCCCATCTCGATCACGTGCTCGGCATCCCCGGTCTCTTCTCGACGCTGGGGTTGCGCCAGCAATCGGACGTGACGACCGTCCATGGAGGGCAGGGGACACTCGACATCGTCATCCGCATGCTTGCCGGCCTGTGGGGCACAGGCAGGGCGCCGATCCCTGTGGAGTTCGCGCCGCTGATTGAAGGACAAGTTATCGACGCCGGTGACTTCACCATCGACTGCTTTCCGGTCCGCCACCGGGACACCGACAGCTTTGGTTTTTCCTTCCGGAGCCCCGCACGTCGCCATCTGGAGCGGGACCGACTCGCTGGGCTCGGTGTTCCCGATGGGCCGATGCGCGGAGAACTGGCGGCGGGACGACCGGTCGTGATCGCCGGCCGTACGATCGATCCGGAAGACGTTTTGGGGCCGCCGAGCGGCGGCAGGAAGTTCGTGGTAATCGGCGACACCGAAACCACCGACGGGCTATCCAAACATGTCGTCGACGCCGATCTGCTGGTGGTCGAGGCGACCTTCCTCGATCGCGACGCTGCGACCGCACGGGACTATGGCCACCTCACCGCCCGCGAGGCGGCTTCATTTGCCGCAGCGAACAACGTCGGGCAACTCGCGCTGAATCACATGTCGGGGCGTTATCGGGACGAAGAAATTCTGGCCGAGGCGATAGGGATTTTTCCAAACACGCGGGTCGCCGCCGACTTCGATCACATCGTGATTTGA
- a CDS encoding efflux RND transporter periplasmic adaptor subunit, with translation MPPSQNTSRPGRVRRLLGGVAIVGALVVAGSIATGHYFRAAQATATAAAEQAVAVTVALIEPKQTVLWDDFSGRLEAIQRVELRPRVAGAILSTNFTEGALVKAGDVLFKIDPAPYAAEVDKAAAQLEAAKARVVFTQNELERGAQLVGNAVVTRRDYDQRDNANREAIANVKAAEATLQTAKLNLDYTEVRAPVDGRVGKIEITVGNLVAAGTASPVLTSLVSVNPIYASFDADEELVVRALNSISEDSGKRGNLDQIPVAMATSGGLSAKGHIQLIDNQVNGQSGTIRVRAVFDNEDGRLIPGQFARVRMGQPKQQSLVMIDERAIGTDQDKKFVMAVGDDSRAVYRSITLGGSVDGLRIVTAGLKTGDRIIVNGLQRVRPGALLKTEIAAMGARGPQQASNHSNQDVVQR, from the coding sequence ATGCCCCCCTCCCAAAACACCTCTCGCCCTGGCCGTGTCCGCCGCCTTCTCGGCGGCGTCGCCATCGTGGGCGCTCTCGTCGTAGCCGGCTCGATCGCGACCGGCCATTACTTTCGTGCCGCGCAGGCGACCGCGACCGCCGCGGCCGAGCAAGCCGTCGCCGTCACTGTCGCGCTGATCGAACCAAAGCAGACGGTGCTGTGGGACGATTTCTCCGGCCGGCTCGAGGCCATCCAGCGCGTCGAGCTTCGCCCGCGCGTGGCCGGTGCGATCCTTTCGACCAACTTCACCGAGGGCGCGCTGGTGAAGGCAGGCGACGTCCTGTTCAAGATCGACCCGGCGCCCTACGCGGCCGAGGTCGACAAGGCCGCGGCCCAGCTCGAAGCCGCGAAAGCGCGCGTCGTGTTCACGCAGAATGAGCTCGAGCGCGGCGCGCAACTGGTGGGCAACGCGGTGGTCACGCGGCGCGACTACGACCAGCGCGACAACGCCAACCGCGAGGCCATCGCCAACGTCAAGGCGGCCGAGGCGACGCTCCAGACCGCAAAACTCAATCTCGATTACACCGAGGTACGTGCGCCCGTGGACGGCCGCGTCGGCAAGATCGAAATCACCGTCGGCAATCTCGTCGCCGCCGGCACCGCCTCTCCGGTGCTGACCTCGCTGGTCTCGGTCAATCCGATCTATGCGTCATTCGATGCGGATGAAGAGCTGGTGGTGCGGGCGTTGAACTCGATTTCCGAGGACTCCGGCAAGCGCGGCAATCTCGACCAGATCCCGGTCGCGATGGCGACCTCCGGCGGTCTCTCGGCGAAGGGGCACATCCAGCTCATCGACAACCAGGTCAACGGCCAAAGCGGCACCATCCGTGTCCGCGCGGTGTTCGACAATGAGGACGGGCGTCTCATCCCCGGTCAGTTCGCCCGCGTGCGCATGGGCCAACCCAAGCAGCAATCGCTGGTCATGATCGACGAGCGCGCGATCGGCACCGATCAGGACAAGAAGTTCGTGATGGCGGTCGGCGACGATAGCCGCGCGGTCTACCGGTCGATCACGCTCGGCGGCTCGGTGGACGGGTTGCGTATCGTGACGGCGGGGCTGAAGACCGGCGACCGCATCATCGTCAACGGCCTCCAGCGCGTGCGCCCGGGTGCCCTGCTCAAGACGGAGATCGCGGCAATGGGCGCGCGCGGGCCGCAGCAGGCATCCAACCACAGCAATCAGGACGTCGTGCAGCGTTAG
- a CDS encoding multidrug efflux RND transporter permease subunit has protein sequence MNLSKFFIDRPIFAGVLSVLIFLAGLISLFAMPISEYPDVVPPSVVVRATYPGANPKVIAETVATPIEEQINGVENMLYMSSQATTDGAMTLTVTFRLGTDPDKATQLVQNRVQQAEPRLPAVVRQLGIITKKSSPDLTMVVHLLSPNNRYDMTYLRNYAVLNVKDRLARIDGVGDVQLYGAGDYSMRVWVDPQKAAEHGLTASDIVKSIQAQNVEAAAGVVGSSPNVKGIDLQLSVNAEGRLANEEQFGDIVVKTGTRGEVVRLRDVARIELGASQYGLRSLLDNKQAVAIPIFQAPGSNALEISDHVRATMAEIKKNMPEGVSYQIVYDPTQFVRSSIEAVIHTLLEAIALVVLVVILFLQTWRASIIPLLAVPVSIVGTFAVMHVFGFSINALSLFGLVLAIGIVVDDAIVVVENVERNIEGGLSPRDATYQAMREVSGPIIAIAMVLIAVFVPLAFISGLTGQFYKQFALTIAISTVISAVNSLTLSPALSALLLKGHNEPKDRLTIIMEKGLGWFFRGFNKVFTRSSENYSGTVTKVISGKAAVMGLYVLLVGLTAFLFQQVPSGFVPGQDKQYLVGFSRLPDGATLDRTEDVIRKMSDIALTQPGVESSVAFPGLSISGFTNSSNAGIVFSTLKPFDERKGPALSGNAIAADLNKKYAGIQEAFIAMFPPPPVNGLGTIGGFKLQIEDRAGLGYEALNQATNAFMAAMQKAPEIAGVFSSFQVNVPQLFADIDRTKALQLGVPVTEVFNTLQIYLGSYYVNDFNKFGRTYSVYVQADAPFRARADDIRQLKVRSSSGDMVPLSALLTIRQSAGPERAIRYNGFLSSDINAAAAPGFSSGQAQEVATRIAAETLPPGFAFEWTDLTYQEFIAGNSGLWVFPLAILLVFLVLAALYESLTLPLSILMIVPMGLLAAMFGVWISKGDNNVFTQIGLIVLVGLSAKNAILIVEFARELEFAGRTPIRAAIEASRLRLRPILMTSMAFIMGVLPLVLSTGAGSEMRRAMGVAVFSGMIGVTVFGLFLTPVFYVLLRTVTGMKPLTHHGSNTSAAPVQPVGH, from the coding sequence ATGAATCTCTCGAAATTCTTCATCGATCGTCCTATTTTCGCCGGCGTGCTGTCAGTCCTGATCTTTCTCGCGGGCCTGATCTCGCTGTTCGCAATGCCGATCTCGGAATATCCCGACGTCGTGCCGCCCTCGGTGGTGGTGCGCGCGACCTATCCCGGCGCCAATCCGAAGGTGATCGCGGAAACGGTGGCGACGCCGATCGAGGAGCAGATCAACGGCGTCGAGAACATGCTCTACATGTCGAGCCAGGCGACCACCGACGGCGCGATGACGCTGACGGTGACGTTCCGGCTCGGCACCGACCCTGACAAGGCGACGCAGCTGGTGCAGAACCGCGTGCAGCAGGCCGAGCCGCGCCTGCCCGCCGTGGTGCGGCAGCTCGGCATCATCACCAAGAAGTCCTCGCCCGACCTCACCATGGTCGTGCATCTGCTGTCGCCGAACAATCGCTACGACATGACGTATTTGCGCAACTACGCCGTGCTCAACGTCAAGGACCGGCTGGCGCGGATCGACGGCGTCGGCGACGTTCAACTCTATGGCGCCGGCGACTATTCGATGCGGGTGTGGGTCGATCCGCAGAAGGCAGCCGAGCACGGCCTCACCGCAAGCGACATCGTCAAGTCGATCCAGGCGCAGAACGTCGAGGCCGCCGCCGGCGTGGTCGGCTCGTCCCCGAACGTCAAGGGCATCGACCTGCAACTGTCCGTCAACGCCGAGGGACGGCTTGCGAACGAGGAGCAGTTCGGCGACATCGTGGTCAAGACCGGCACGCGTGGCGAGGTGGTGCGGCTGCGCGACGTCGCACGCATCGAGCTCGGCGCCTCGCAATACGGCCTGCGTTCGCTGCTCGACAACAAGCAGGCGGTTGCGATCCCGATCTTCCAGGCGCCCGGCTCCAATGCGCTCGAGATTTCCGACCACGTTCGGGCCACCATGGCCGAGATCAAGAAGAACATGCCGGAAGGCGTGTCCTACCAGATCGTCTACGACCCGACCCAATTCGTCCGCTCGTCGATCGAGGCCGTGATCCACACGCTGCTGGAGGCGATCGCGCTGGTGGTGCTGGTGGTGATCCTGTTCCTCCAGACCTGGCGCGCCTCGATCATTCCGCTGCTGGCGGTGCCCGTGTCGATCGTCGGCACCTTCGCCGTGATGCACGTCTTCGGCTTCTCCATCAACGCGCTCAGCCTGTTCGGCCTGGTGCTTGCGATCGGCATCGTGGTCGACGACGCCATCGTGGTGGTCGAGAACGTCGAGCGCAACATCGAGGGCGGGCTATCGCCGCGCGATGCGACCTACCAGGCGATGCGCGAGGTGTCGGGGCCGATCATCGCGATCGCCATGGTTCTGATCGCCGTGTTCGTGCCGCTCGCCTTCATCTCCGGCCTCACCGGGCAATTCTACAAGCAGTTCGCGCTGACGATCGCGATCTCGACCGTGATCTCGGCCGTCAACTCGCTGACGCTGTCGCCGGCGTTGTCGGCCCTGCTGCTCAAGGGACACAACGAGCCGAAAGACCGGCTGACCATCATCATGGAAAAGGGCCTCGGCTGGTTCTTCCGCGGCTTCAACAAGGTGTTCACACGCTCGTCGGAGAATTACAGCGGCACCGTCACCAAGGTGATCTCGGGCAAGGCGGCCGTCATGGGCCTCTATGTGCTCCTGGTCGGCCTCACCGCCTTCCTGTTCCAGCAGGTCCCGAGCGGCTTCGTGCCGGGTCAGGACAAGCAGTATCTGGTCGGGTTCTCACGACTGCCTGATGGCGCAACGCTGGACCGCACCGAAGACGTCATCCGCAAGATGAGCGACATCGCGCTGACCCAGCCCGGTGTCGAGAGCTCGGTTGCATTCCCGGGCCTGTCGATCTCGGGCTTCACCAACTCTTCCAACGCCGGCATCGTGTTCTCGACGCTGAAGCCGTTCGACGAGCGCAAGGGCCCCGCGCTGAGCGGCAATGCAATCGCGGCCGACCTCAACAAGAAATACGCGGGGATTCAGGAAGCCTTCATCGCCATGTTCCCGCCGCCGCCGGTCAACGGTCTCGGCACCATCGGCGGCTTCAAGCTGCAGATCGAGGATCGCGCCGGCCTCGGCTATGAGGCGCTGAACCAGGCGACGAATGCGTTCATGGCGGCGATGCAGAAGGCACCGGAGATCGCGGGCGTGTTCTCGAGCTTCCAGGTCAACGTGCCCCAGCTCTTTGCCGACATCGACCGCACCAAGGCGCTCCAGCTCGGCGTCCCCGTGACGGAGGTGTTCAACACGCTCCAGATCTATCTCGGTTCCTACTACGTCAACGACTTCAACAAGTTTGGTCGCACCTATTCCGTTTACGTGCAGGCCGACGCGCCGTTCCGCGCGCGTGCCGACGACATCAGGCAGTTGAAGGTGCGCTCGTCCTCCGGCGACATGGTGCCGCTGTCGGCGTTGCTCACGATCCGCCAGAGCGCGGGCCCCGAGCGCGCGATCCGCTACAACGGCTTCCTGTCCTCCGACATCAACGCGGCGGCTGCGCCCGGCTTTTCCTCCGGCCAGGCACAGGAGGTCGCGACGCGGATTGCGGCGGAGACATTGCCGCCCGGCTTCGCCTTCGAATGGACCGACCTGACCTATCAGGAGTTCATCGCCGGCAATTCCGGCCTCTGGGTGTTCCCGCTGGCGATCCTGCTGGTGTTCCTGGTGCTAGCCGCACTCTATGAAAGCCTGACCTTGCCGCTCTCGATCCTCATGATCGTGCCGATGGGCCTGTTGGCTGCGATGTTCGGCGTCTGGATCTCCAAGGGCGACAACAACGTCTTCACCCAGATCGGCTTGATCGTGCTGGTGGGACTCTCGGCCAAGAACGCGATCCTGATCGTCGAATTCGCGCGCGAGCTCGAGTTCGCAGGCCGCACGCCGATCCGGGCCGCGATCGAGGCGAGCCGGCTGCGGTTGCGCCCGATCCTGATGACGTCGATGGCGTTCATCATGGGCGTGCTGCCGCTGGTGCTGTCTACCGGCGCAGGCTCGGAGATGCGGCGCGCCATGGGCGTCGCCGTGTTCTCCGGCATGATCGGCGTCACCGTGTTCGGCCTGTTCCTGACGCCGGTGTTCTATGTGCTGCTGCGGACCGTCACCGGCATGAAGCCGCTGACGCATCACGGCAGCAATACCAGCGCAGCGCCGGTGCAACCCGTCGGGCACTAG